Part of the Burkholderia humptydooensis genome, GGATCAAGGTGTACTCGTGGATCGGCGGCGACCGGCCGAGCGACGTCGCGAACAACGCGCGCGCGGTCGTCGAGCGCGGCTTCCAGGCGGTGAAGATGAACGGCTCGGAAGAGCTGCAGATCATCGACACGTTCGACCGGGTCGACAAGGTGATCGCGAACGTCGCGGCGGTGCGCGACGCGGTGGGCCCCTACGTCGGCATCGGCGTCGATTTCCACGGCCGCGTGCACAAGCCGATGGCGAAAGTGCTCGCGAAGGAGCTCGATCCGTACAAGCTGATGTTCATCGAAGAGCCCGTGCTGTCGGAGAACGCCGAGGCGCTGCGCGACATCGCGAACCACACGAGCACGCCGATCGCGCTCGGCGAGCGGCTCTACTCGCGCTGGGATTTCAAGCGCATCCTCGAAGGCGGCTACGTCGACATCGTGCAGCCCGACGCGTCGCACGCGGGCGGGATCACCGAGTGCCGGAAAATCGCGGCGCTCGCGGAAAGCTACGACGTCGCGCTCGCGCTGCACTGCCCGCTCGGGCCGATCGCGCTCGCCGCGTGCCTGCAGCTCGACGCGGTCAGCTACAACGCGTTCATTCAGGAGCAGAGCCTCGGCATCCACTACAACCAGGGCAGCGATCTGCTCGACTATCTTCGCAACCCCGAGGTGTTCCGCTACGCGGACGGCTTCGTCGCGATTCCGCAGGGGCCGGGGCTCGGCATCGACGTCGACGAGGAGAAGGTGCGCGAGATGGCGAAGACCGGGCACCGGTGGCGCAATCCGGTGTGGCGGCACGCGGACGGCAGCGTCGCCGAGTGGTGACGATGCGAGCGGTTGATCGGTTGATCGACTGATCGGCAAATCAGCGGATCGCATTTCGGCGGCGGGCGACACGCCTCGCTGCCGATGGCCGATACCCACCCGGCCCGCCCCGCCCTCGCTCCAGGCGAGCGCTCCGCGTCAGCCCGCCGCGATCGGCGCGGTGAACGACAGCATCGCCGCCGCGACGAACACGCCGATCATCGCGAGCGCCTCGAGATGCAGCACGTTGCGGAACGTGTGCGCGTCCTCGGTCGATGCGGTGCGGCGCAGCCGCGGCAGCGCCGAGAAGCGATTGAGCGCCGCGAGCACGAGCGCGAGCGCGACGAGCGCGAGTTTGAGCAGCAACACTCGGCCCCACGTGCTGCCGTCGAGCGCGGCGAAATCGCCGCCCGTGCCGCGGATCGTGTTGAGCGCGCCCGTGACGACCACGAACGCGAGCGCCGCGATCGACGCGCCAGACAGCCGCTGCGCGATGCGGATCATCGCGCCGCGCGCGATCGACGAGCCGAGCGCCGGCAGCACGGCCATCCCGCCCGCGATCACGAGCCCGCCCCAGGTGGCCGTCGCGGCGACGTGCACCGTCTGCACGCCGACCGCGGCCGAGAACGCGCCCGAATCGGCCGCGTGCCCGAGCGACGCCTTGCCCGCCGCGACGACGAGCGTCGCGAGCGCGAGGAGCGCGCCCGCGAGCGGGCCGCCCGGCCGCGCGAGCGCGACGACGAACAGCAGCAGCGCGCCGCCGCACAAGACGGCCCACGCATGCCCGACGTGCGTTTGCGCGAGCACGACCGGAATCGCGCCGAACGCGCCGCGCAGGCCCGCGCCGCTCATCGACGCGGCCTGATAGACG contains:
- the dgoD gene encoding galactonate dehydratase, yielding MKITRLETFVVPPRWLFLKIETDAGIVGWGEPIVEGRAHTVEAAVHELADYLVGQDPLRIEDHWQVMYRAGFYRGGPITMSAIAGIDQALWDIKGKHHDAPVHALLGGPVRDRIKVYSWIGGDRPSDVANNARAVVERGFQAVKMNGSEELQIIDTFDRVDKVIANVAAVRDAVGPYVGIGVDFHGRVHKPMAKVLAKELDPYKLMFIEEPVLSENAEALRDIANHTSTPIALGERLYSRWDFKRILEGGYVDIVQPDASHAGGITECRKIAALAESYDVALALHCPLGPIALAACLQLDAVSYNAFIQEQSLGIHYNQGSDLLDYLRNPEVFRYADGFVAIPQGPGLGIDVDEEKVREMAKTGHRWRNPVWRHADGSVAEW
- a CDS encoding CopD family protein, giving the protein MKLDSLWFGQAALAALGDVAFAVAVGSALLGAWLANDGAKSVIAPSHPAWRQSLRSLAVAAAVLVLADVGWLVYQAASMSGAGLRGAFGAIPVVLAQTHVGHAWAVLCGGALLLFVVALARPGGPLAGALLALATLVVAAGKASLGHAADSGAFSAAVGVQTVHVAATATWGGLVIAGGMAVLPALGSSIARGAMIRIAQRLSGASIAALAFVVVTGALNTIRGTGGDFAALDGSTWGRVLLLKLALVALALVLAALNRFSALPRLRRTASTEDAHTFRNVLHLEALAMIGVFVAAAMLSFTAPIAAG